A region from the Hippoglossus hippoglossus isolate fHipHip1 chromosome 16, fHipHip1.pri, whole genome shotgun sequence genome encodes:
- the LOC117776986 gene encoding apolipoprotein A-I-like has translation MKAFVVIAIAVLSGCHANLFYADEPKPQMEVLIDSFWDYIAKATRTADDTLHMIRKSEFGQEVNARLADSADLASTYAVTLQEQLPPAAQNLMTKITTEADVLRNVLTKELGTVREKLEPYTEDMKAQIQQRVEQLKQEVVPYADSLDSEALRTTLTQKSEELKTSLEQSVKDLQAQLGPYTDDLRQKVDQHLQDFQDSVAPMTEKVQVELSQRANSVKKMVAPYAEDLRGKLDPYAQDLQAQLMSFYQSFVNAN, from the exons ATGAAGGCGTTTGTGGTAATAGCCATTGCGGTGCTGTCTG GCTGTCATGCCAACCTCTTCTATGCTGATGAGCCCAAGCCACAGATGGAAGTGCTGATTGATTCTTTCTGGGACTACATTGCGAAGGCCACCCGGACAGCAGACGACACCCTGCACATGATCAGGAAGTCTGAGTTTGGACAGGAAGTCAA TGCCCGCCTGGCAGATAGCGCCGACCTCGCCAGCACCTATGCAGTCACTCTCCAGGAGCAGCTTCCCCCTGCAGCCCAGAACCTGATGACCAAGATCACCACAGAGGCTGATGTGCTGAGAAACGTGTTGACCAAGGAGCTGGGCACTGTCAGGGAGAAGCTGGAGCCCTACACCGAGGACATGAAGGCCCAGATCCAGCAGAGAGTGGAGCAGCTCAAGCAGGAAGTGGTCCCCTACGCAGACTCCCTGGACTCCGAGGCCCTGAGGACCACCCTGACACAGAAGAGCGAGGAGCTGAAGACCAGCCTGGAGCAGAGCGTGAAGGACCTGCAGGCTCAGCTGGGGCCCTACACAGACGACCTGAGGCAGAAGGTGGACCAGCACCTGCAGGACTTCCAGGATAGTGTGGCCCCGATGACCGAGAAGGTCCAGGTGGAGCTCAGTCAAAGAGCCAACTCCGTGAAGAAAATGGTGGCCCCCTATGCTGAGGACCTTAGAGGAAAGCTTGACCCCTACGCCCAGGACCTCCAAGCCCAGCTCATGTCCTTCTACCAGTCCTTTGTCAATGCCAACTGA